Part of the Clostridium sporogenes genome, AGAAGTCAGCTAACTTAGATAAGGTAAGAGTATCGGGAATCCTGTTACCATTTTCCCAATTAGAAACTGTTTGTTTTGATACATTTAGAAATTTTGCCAATTCAGTTTGATTTAAATCTTTTCTTAATCTTTCACATTTCAACCTATCTTTTATTTCTGCCAACTTTTTCACCCCTTTATTTATACTATATTATAAACCATATGTTGACTTTTTAAAACTAATGTAAACTATAAGAATATTTTTTGAAAAAAATGATAAAATATAGTTGAAAGTATTCTCAGTGTTGACTATAATAGAAATATAGATAGTATTCTTATAGTTTACTTAAAAACAGCTATTAAGGGGGTGAGTTTTATGGCAACATCAAAAAAACTAAAAGCTTATAGATGCTTAAAAGGTGCAAAACAAGAGGATATAGCAAGACTAATAGGAGTAGCTCTAAATACTTATAATTTTAAGGAAAATGGCAAAAAACCTTTTACTTTAAATGAGGCCAAAATTATATCGGATTTTTTTAATACTACCATAGATGAACTCTTTTTTAAAAGAAACAGTAAACTTTAAGAATATTTGAAAATTTATAGTTTAATATTGAGAGGAATAAATCCTAAGGAGGAGTCCTCAAGTGGCAGTAATAAAAACAAAAGAATATAGAACCATGAGAAACTTATCTATTTCAAAATTGAGTTGTAAAAGTAAAATAGCTAGAAGTTATATTACAGAGTTAGAAGAAGGTAAATATGAAAATCCAGGGTTAAAGGTTATCTGTAATCTATGCAAAACCTTAAAAATTACACCAAATGAATTAATTGATCAAGAACTATGGAAGTGGTGGTAAACATAGTAAATCAATAATTATTGGACAAGTATAAAAAACTATATATAAATTATGGATTAATTCAATTATAGAAATATTTTATTTTGTATACTATGGATAAAAAAGAAAGTGGTGATATGTTGGCAGAAGTTAAGTGGATAAAGATAACAACTAATATGTTTGATGACGAAAAAATAAAATTAATAGATGCTATGCCAGAAAGAGATACTGTTCATTATATTTGGATAAGGCTTTTAGTTCAAGCAGGTAAAACAAATTCAAATGGATATATTTTTCTAAATGATAATGTTCCATATACAGAAGAAATGTTAAGCACAATTTTTAATAGACCATTAAATAGTTTAAGATTCGCATTAAAAGTACTTAGAGAGTTTGGCATGATACAAATACAAGAAGATAAATTAATAAAAATAACTAACTGGTCCAAGCATCAAAACATAGAAGGTATGGAGAAAGTTAGACAACAAACAAGGCAAAGGGTAGCTAAACATAGAGCTAAGAAAAAAGAACTACAGGAAGAAACTAAAGGCGAAGATCTCAGAAGTAATGAAAATAAAAAAAGTGTACCGTTACATGAAACGTTAAGTAACGGTAGAGATATAGATATAGAAGATATAGATATAGAAATAAAAGAAGATAGAAAGAGTGATATAAGAAAAAATTTAGATAAAATCAATGAAGCATATTTTAATACTTTTTATAGGCAAATAAGTGCTACTTATTTAAATCAAGTATTAAAAGTTATGGCTAAAGAAGATTATACTGATCTATTAATATATGCATTAAATATTACAAAAAAAAGAGAACATGAACAGGGCAAAATAAAAGGCTTTAAATATACAATGTCAATTTTGGAAAGCTGGATAAATAAAGGATATAAATTACCACAAGATGTAAAGAAAAACGAGATAAGTAAGAAATGGAGGGAAGGCGAGGTATATGAAACAAGTAGGAGAAGCTTTGGAGAAGACCTTAAAAAGCAGGGAATTGGATTATAATATTGCTGGTGAAAATGAAAGAGTTGAAATATGTTCTGTATGTGGAGAAGCTATTGAAAAGATTACTTATATTCCAGGGTTAAACAGGTGTATAAAAGGTCCTGTAATGTGCAAATGTAAAAGGGAAGCTCTAATAGCAAAAGAAAAAGAAGAAATAAATAAAGAAAAGCAATTAAGATTAAAAAGGATTATTAAAAATAGTTTAATAGATGAAAAATTTAGAAATAGTAAATTTGAAAATTGGGATTTTACTAAAGGTAACGACAAAATGTATAAAATAGCTAATAAATATACTAAAAAATTTGAAAACATGAAAAAAGAATCTGTAGGACTTTTATTATATGGTTCACCAGGAAATGGTAAGACTTATACTGTGGCATGTATAGCAAATTGTCTTATAGAAAAAATGCTACCAGTTATATGTGTAAATGCAGACAGCTTATTGAATAGAATTAAAGACACATATAAAAAATGGGGAAAAGAAGTAGAAGAAGATGTGATAAAAGGGTTAGATAATGCAGATCTATTGATAATAGATGATTTGGGAACGGAGCAGGATACAGAATGGACTAGAACTAAAATCTATAACATTTTAGATAGTAGATATAGAAATGGACTACCACTTATAATTACAACAAATTTATCTCTTATGGAACTTAAAAATAGATATGAAAAAAGAACATACTATAGAATTTTAGAAATGTGTACTCCAATTTTAAATGATGGTAAAAATATAAGAGAAGAAAAGGCTAAGGAAAAAACACAAATATTAAAAGAATTATTAAGATAAGAATAATGGTTATCTTAAGTAAGAGAATAGAAGATTAAGGATGATGGAGGGATAAGATGTCAACTGTATTAGTTAAAGAAATAGAAAATAAAGTTTTTGAAGAGATAGAGGCATTTAGAGAAGAAAATGCAGTATTAAAAATTTCATTAAAAGAGTATGTAAAGAAAAGCATAGATTATGAGGAATTATTAAAGGAAAGTATAAATTTATTAGATAAATATCAAGAGGAATTAGAAATTTTAAGAGTTGGAAGGAATAGATGGACAGATGAAGTGGTCAAGCATTACTTTAGAATAAAAGACTTGCAAAAAGCTCTAGATATTGTAGGGAAAGAAATAATGATATATGAGTTAAATAAAAATAATAAAGAAATGTAAGAAAATATATAAAGGTTAAACTAAAAGGCACTTCTAAAGATCTTTAAAGATATCAAAAAGTAGCATTATAGTTATGGAAAATATAATAAAGAATTATTATAGGAGGTTAGATATGTTGGATAAAAAATTATATACAAAAACAGAAGAAAGATTGTATAGGTATTTTAGAAGTAAAAAAGAATTGGATAAGCTAAAAAATAGAGCCAAGCATCTTTCTAATAGAATAGAAATTATAATGGATAAAATTAAAAATAATGATGTAACATTAGAAGAAGAGTCTAGAAGTAGAACATATGATGAAATAGTACAAACCTCTAGCAATGGAACAGGCTATGCAGAGAAAGAGCTAATAAGACAAATAGAAAGATTAGAGATAGAACTAGGAGAAAAAATTAAGAAGAAAGGGAAAGTAGAATATAAAATAAGAGAAATAGAAGAAGAAATATCAGTAATGGAAGATAATATTTCATCACTAAATGAAGAAAATAAAAAATTTATAGAGTTGAAGTATGGAGAAAATAAAAGTGTAGATTGGATAGCTGTAGAAATGTTTGGAAGAGCAAGGAGTACAGCTTATAGAAAAAAGAATGAATTAGTAGAGCATGTAGCACAATTGAGTAACCTTATAGTATAAACAGAGTTCTTGGCTTCAGAGGGCGTTTTTACTCCCTCTAAAGCTTATTAACAGAATTCTTAGGAGTTTTACTCCTTAGAAGTCGTTATCCTTTAGGGGAAATCGTTATCCAGGGATGTAACCGCTCTTTACTCCCACTTTGAAAAAGATGGGAGTATTAGAGAGGGTAGTCATCGGATAAAAATATTTTGGGACAAAAATGAGACAAAGTTGGGATAAATAAAGTATTCAAATGAAATATAATAGTATTATAAAAATAGCAGAGTTTTTATTGTATAAAACAACTGCAAAGTATTCATTAAAAATAAGTGAATATTATGAAACCAAATTAAAATTTACAGCTTTTAAGAATAAGTTAACAAACTAAATAATTTGGAATAAAAATTTTATCATCCTTAAATAATGCATTAGATTTGCAAAATAAGTCTTAATTTATAACTTTTTATAATTCAAGTTATAAGTTAAGACTTTTATAAAATCTAATGCTTATTTATTTCAAGAAAACTTAAAGGTTGTATATAAAGTGTAGGAGGTGGCTTATCTTGGATGATTTATTATAATGAGGATGATTTAAGGTTATATAATAGGCTAAATAAACAAATGATTAAACTATTTTTCAAAAATATTTCTAGAAAAATCAGTAACCTTAGAGAAATAAAATTTAACTGGGGAAGGTGAAAGAAGTGAGAACACCTTTAGAGATTTTAAAATTTAATTTACAAGAAAAACAGTATCCCTATTTTGAGGATAAGGAGCTAGAATTATTATTAGAAATCAATAATAATGATGTAGAAAAAGCAAGCTATAAAGGGTGTGTTTTTAAGGCAATTGCAGATGATGGCATAGAAGTTGCAGGTATAAAATTACAAAGCAATAGAGTTTATTGGTTAACCCTAGCAGAACATTTCAAAGAAGAGCAAAAGATTCTAAAGAATCAAACCTCTATGGAAAGAGTTGATGAACATTAATGAATAATATAAATAGGACAAAAATAAGTAAAAATATATATGAACAGCTAGAAAAAAGAGATTTATTAAGAGAAATAAAAATATTAAGAATAGGTAAAAATGCTTTTGAAGAAAAACTAGATGAAGTATATGTATGCACTATAAAAGGATATTACTATAAAAATAATAGTAATATAATTACAACTTCTATAGAGGGATTAGAAGTTAATAATTTGTATAATGACAAATTATTAATTAGTTATAATGATGTAAGCTCTAAAGTACAAAAAGATGATTATTTTATTTTAGATGGAACTAAGTATGAAATAGTTGACACAGGAAATATTCAAAACCTAGTATTTGATATGATATTAAACAGGGTGTGATTATATGAGAGAATTTGAAATAAATATAGATGGTGTTATTGATGGATTATCTGAATTTGAAATTCAATCTAAGACTGCTATAAGTAGGTATGCAGATATTGCTGCAAAAAAACTAGAAGAAGATGCTAAAAAAAATGCACCTTGGAAGGATGAATCAGGTAAGGATATTGAAACAATTAAAGGTGGAAAACAATGGAAAGGTGATGAATGTAATATTTATATTGCTGGAAATAAGGATTACTATTCGTCTTTAGAATTATGTAATGATAAAAAATATGCAATATTAAAACCAACTATAGATAAACTGAGTCCACAAATACTTAAGGGGATGAGTAATTTATTGGGGAAGTGATGTAAATGTCTAAATTTAATTACAAAGTTCCAGGAGATTCCATACAACAAGACCTAATTAATAATGTTATGCCTGAAACCTTATGGCAAAATGTATATTTATATTTAAAAAAATTAGGATATAATGTGTATGCTCCCGGACAAAAGAGAAACAAATGTACAGAAAGCTATGTAGTTATAAGGGAAAATGGTGTCCATGCGCTAGTTGGAAATATATCTGGTTATAAACTATTTGATATTATAGTCTATAGCCCTATGGATCAATATTCCACTATGGAATTTTATGTAGAGAATTTAAAAGAAGCTTTAAAAAAAATAGAAGATCTTAGACCTACAGGGAATGAAACACCAAGCATTATAGATTATGATGTACAAGCTTATACTACAAGCATAGAATATCAACAATTTAAAAGTTTAAGGAGGTAATTTAATGATAAGCGGAAAAACTTTAGTTAATGTTGTAAAAGTTAATTTTATTGATGAGGTAACAAATACAAAACATACAATAGAAACAAGTAATGAAATAGAGATAGAACCTATAAACAGTAAGGGTAAAAGAGATATATTAAGGGTTAAAAATAAAATTTACGGAATAAATGAAACAGATGATATTGTTATAGGTTACAAGTTAAAAATGAAAGACAATCTATTTAATATAGAAACTATGGCTTTAATAGATGGAGGAACTATACAAGATAATAAATATTGTGGAACAGAAGTAGGTATAGCAGTAGAAAGACATCCATTCACCATGGAAATATTCACAGAGGAAAAAGACTATTCTAGAACTACAGGCTACGTTAAGTTCGTGTATAAGCATTGTAAAGGCAAGCCAGCTAAATATAAAATTCAAGATGGAAAATTCTTAGTATCTTCATATGAGGCTGAAAGTATACCATTTAGAAATGAAAAACCTGTAGAAATAGAATTTTTAAATAAATTAGAAGAAAACAATAATACAGAAGAGCCAGGAGAGACTACTCCTATTGAAGATATAGGAGTAGAAGGTGGAAAAGTAGAAAATGATAACCAAGATGTAGGAGTAAGTATAACTAATAGAGTGGTATGGAGATTT contains:
- a CDS encoding helix-turn-helix transcriptional regulator, whose amino-acid sequence is MATSKKLKAYRCLKGAKQEDIARLIGVALNTYNFKENGKKPFTLNEAKIISDFFNTTIDELFFKRNSKL
- a CDS encoding helix-turn-helix domain-containing protein, yielding MAVIKTKEYRTMRNLSISKLSCKSKIARSYITELEEGKYENPGLKVICNLCKTLKITPNELIDQELWKWW
- a CDS encoding phage replisome organizer N-terminal domain-containing protein, whose product is MDKKESGDMLAEVKWIKITTNMFDDEKIKLIDAMPERDTVHYIWIRLLVQAGKTNSNGYIFLNDNVPYTEEMLSTIFNRPLNSLRFALKVLREFGMIQIQEDKLIKITNWSKHQNIEGMEKVRQQTRQRVAKHRAKKKELQEETKGEDLRSNENKKSVPLHETLSNGRDIDIEDIDIEIKEDRKSDIRKNLDKINEAYFNTFYRQISATYLNQVLKVMAKEDYTDLLIYALNITKKREHEQGKIKGFKYTMSILESWINKGYKLPQDVKKNEISKKWREGEVYETSRRSFGEDLKKQGIGL
- a CDS encoding ATP-binding protein: MDYNIAGENERVEICSVCGEAIEKITYIPGLNRCIKGPVMCKCKREALIAKEKEEINKEKQLRLKRIIKNSLIDEKFRNSKFENWDFTKGNDKMYKIANKYTKKFENMKKESVGLLLYGSPGNGKTYTVACIANCLIEKMLPVICVNADSLLNRIKDTYKKWGKEVEEDVIKGLDNADLLIIDDLGTEQDTEWTRTKIYNILDSRYRNGLPLIITTNLSLMELKNRYEKRTYYRILEMCTPILNDGKNIREEKAKEKTQILKELLR